The region TGAATGCAAGACTGCAGTTAAACTGCTGGCGGCAAAATACACATCCATGGTTTGCCCTTGTAAGTTCTTACCAAAGGCTCTTGTGAAGGACAGAGTGTTTTTCAAGACAACTAACGTAACCACAAATTCAAAGTCTGACAGTGCTTCAGATATTAGGTAGGCACTGTTGGTTATTTGGTCATTCCACCTCAAGTCTTCATTGTCATGAATGCTGTCCATGCAGAGTAGGAGTGCTTCTAATAAATCTACAGCCATCTCAAAGGAATCATGCCTCTCTGTCCAGGTGGTGCGGCAAGCCTCTTTGAGATCATTGGCTTTTTCCTCATTGCCCTGATAGAAGATGGAGATTGCATGCTCCAGCTCAGCCAGCAGTAGCGGTGACTTGCTGAAAAACAAGTCAATCTTTTTGAAGGTGGACATCACTAATTGAACTCCTGTCAAGTTTAAACTATTTGCCAAGAAAATGTTCAGGGCACAGGTGGAACTGGGGGTACACACTGCCACTGGATATTTCTCTGTCAGTCTGGCAGCAATGGCTTTAATTTTGCTGACAGACACGCCAGAGCCGACATGGGCTTGGCCACGACAGTATTCCATGTTTAGACCCCACTTCTCTGTGATCTCTGAAAGGAGCCGCTCCGTCAGTGTCTCCTCATCCCCCTCAAAAGGCAGGAACCCAATGAATTCCTCCCGCAGGCAGTTGGACTGGTCCACAAACCGCAGGAGCAGTGGGAGGTGCCTCTCCCCAGAGATCTCCACAAGCTCTTCAGTGACTAACGAAAAGAACCGGCACTCCCTGATTTCCTGGAGCAACTCCTCGCGAATGCAGCTCTCGCACACCTCCAGCATCTGCTTCTGCTGGGTGGCGGGGCAGTACTCTGTGTTTACGGCCGTCATCTCAAACCGCTTCCTCAGGACTTCATCCCCTGCATTGATGCGGTACTCCAACAAGGCCTGGAAGTTGCTTGGGGTGAAagacttgctctctctctccacttcagcATGTCCATTCAAGGGGATGTTTTGCTTTCCAATGACAACAAGAACTTCGAACAAGGATTTCAGGTAATCTCTGACTTCTTTCTCCTCAGCGGTCAATGGGGGCACATCGTCGTTGGCGTCACTACTGTCCTGACCCTCGCACGtgtcactgtttttgttttcttcggTCTGCTCAACAGAGGATTCCACTggtaaaaagacaaaataattatttgaaaacaaatctCTGTCTGGCACACAAAATAAACGTTCACATAAAAAATATGGTAacttacattttctctttttcagctTACTCAATTCTTCTTCTGtctgagaaaaaacaaatattgttctGTGACAgtaataatataatgtatatcATTAGAGAAAGCTTCCTGAAAGCAGTCTGATCACACCACAGTTTGTAATCCTTggacattttaatataaatctTAAATCCATTCAGGAAATATGAAATTGCAcagaatcacagaaaaaaacatttctggcaaactgtttcttttttggctGTCATGATTTCTTCATGATTTCTTTTTCCCCAATACTTCTTATGATGGTCACTTTGGCTATGCAATTGAAATTTCAGCATTAAAATCACTAGTGGTAGTAAAGAGACAACTGTCTTACCAGTTCTTTTATCCGCTTGCGATGTCTGCTATGAGGATTATTAAGATGGCTTGTTAAGTCAAATATTGTCGGTATAGCATTGTCTTTGAGTACAGTCCTGTAAGGGCTctgaaaaacaatttatattgaTTACCAGGCAGCCATTAATTTTTGCTGACACTTTTGATCTCACATTcatgtgggagggggagggagtggtcATTCCATCAGCAATCTTTTTGTAAGCAATTCAGTGTGGTCTCCTAGGAAGCTACAAACTCAATGAACATTATCCCAATTTCATACACAAGGTAAATGATCATGGTACAATAactgaaaaatactttttaaggGAACACCTACATAATAGAATAATTACGTCAttaagcatatttaaaataagttgAAATTAACTTGTCTTATTCACGTTGATTACGTCCAATGCATTtcaacatcaacacacacacatgtactacGAATATAACTTACACTTTTGCATATCATAGACGCTTCAAAATGTTTGGCGCATAGCCTGTAATGCTTATTCAACTGGTCTGACGTTTTGTCTTCTAGATCTGCTCGACGGCAGTTCTCCACCCACAGCTTACACCTGCATATAACATGTAGGAAGAACATAATTTCAGTAATTTTTATATCTTTTATATTCATGCATAATTTCAATGGAGCAAAAATATAGACTCAATTGGTCAGCTAACTGGAGTAAACTGTGTACTGTTCTTTACGTTATGGCATTTGTAgatggctagctagcaaactaAGTCAGGACACAGAGGGATATCATAATCCACAACGAGATGGGTTTGATATATCCTTTCGGGCTAGCACTTCATTCTGTTGTAGCTAACCTAGGAAGCAAAGTTAGCTGTATTATTACAAACGTTACCGTATCCAGCTAGCAAGTCTGGCTAGGTTAGCTAGTTTAATGAACTGTTACGTTAGATAGCCAGTACTTCTGGTATTACAGTTAAGCAAATGGGCCAAAATACTCAAATCATCTAACACGGACGCTCCACGTtctaaattgaaaatgaattcgCTCATTAACTCGCGGCATGTTTCCCATAACAGATCGGCTACATACGGTAACCCTGATTGTACAATTCCCTTACCTTTGCGCGTCTCTTGGAAACCTAAAAAATGCCAAGTCCGATTGAGTGCTTTTCCTTGTGCAATTCGGGGCTGCACAAAAATTCGGCATTTTTTATTCAGCTATGTATCATGAAGACGTGAAGCATAAAATACAATCTAAACTGAAATAACTTTGTTTTCtatatttaatttagattttctatttttggaaTCAAGCAACCAGCTATGCGCGCTACAGTGCTTGGTGTGGCCTGGAGGAGTCAACGCGAACCATCCGCCTCCGTCCCATGATGCATTGGTGCCCCTGTTTCCGATTTTGCCCCCAACAACCCAACCCCCTGGAAAAATCCACCTGGGTGTACAACAaccaaaaatatgatttattttttatccttatAACCATTATGGTGTCATGGTGAGGCTGAAACCTGCTGTAAACATTTCAACAACTACGAAG is a window of Anguilla rostrata isolate EN2019 chromosome 9, ASM1855537v3, whole genome shotgun sequence DNA encoding:
- the thap12a gene encoding THAP domain containing 12a isoform X2, translated to MICKSSPYRTVLKDNAIPTIFDLTSHLNNPHSRHRKRIKELTEEELSKLKKRKLESSVEQTEENKNSDTCEGQDSSDANDDVPPLTAEEKEVRDYLKSLFEVLVVIGKQNIPLNGHAEVERESKSFTPSNFQALLEYRINAGDEVLRKRFEMTAVNTEYCPATQQKQMLEVCESCIREELLQEIRECRFFSLVTEELVEISGERHLPLLLRFVDQSNCLREEFIGFLPFEGDEETLTERLLSEITEKWGLNMEYCRGQAHVGSGVSVSKIKAIAARLTEKYPVAVCTPSSTCALNIFLANSLNLTGVQLVMSTFKKIDLFFSKSPLLLAELEHAISIFYQGNEEKANDLKEACRTTWTERHDSFEMAVDLLEALLLCMDSIHDNEDLRWNDQITNSAYLISEALSDFEFVVTLVVLKNTLSFTRAFGKNLQGQTMDVYFAASSLTAVLHSLNEVMDNIEVYHEFWFEEAVNMAAAMEIPVTVPRLYFRKQRPEAGMEIQPENYFKEHLTVPVVERVIKELKDVFSENHLKALKCLSLVPAVMGQLKFNTSEENNADIYKNDLPNPDTLPAELHCWRIKWKHRGKEVSLPSTIYDTLQLSEVKFFPNVYSFLKVLCTLPVLKLENPKCETARKRLKAYLADTPVSHRSKSLALLNINYDIKHDLDLMVDSYSKMYPEKEHFSDAL
- the thap12a gene encoding THAP domain containing 12a isoform X1, which encodes MPNFCAAPNCTRKSTQSDLAFFRFPRDAQRCKLWVENCRRADLEDKTSDQLNKHYRLCAKHFEASMICKSSPYRTVLKDNAIPTIFDLTSHLNNPHSRHRKRIKELTEEELSKLKKRKLESSVEQTEENKNSDTCEGQDSSDANDDVPPLTAEEKEVRDYLKSLFEVLVVIGKQNIPLNGHAEVERESKSFTPSNFQALLEYRINAGDEVLRKRFEMTAVNTEYCPATQQKQMLEVCESCIREELLQEIRECRFFSLVTEELVEISGERHLPLLLRFVDQSNCLREEFIGFLPFEGDEETLTERLLSEITEKWGLNMEYCRGQAHVGSGVSVSKIKAIAARLTEKYPVAVCTPSSTCALNIFLANSLNLTGVQLVMSTFKKIDLFFSKSPLLLAELEHAISIFYQGNEEKANDLKEACRTTWTERHDSFEMAVDLLEALLLCMDSIHDNEDLRWNDQITNSAYLISEALSDFEFVVTLVVLKNTLSFTRAFGKNLQGQTMDVYFAASSLTAVLHSLNEVMDNIEVYHEFWFEEAVNMAAAMEIPVTVPRLYFRKQRPEAGMEIQPENYFKEHLTVPVVERVIKELKDVFSENHLKALKCLSLVPAVMGQLKFNTSEENNADIYKNDLPNPDTLPAELHCWRIKWKHRGKEVSLPSTIYDTLQLSEVKFFPNVYSFLKVLCTLPVLKLENPKCETARKRLKAYLADTPVSHRSKSLALLNINYDIKHDLDLMVDSYSKMYPEKEHFSDAL